ATTTATCCAAACGTCCAGCGAATTTGATTTAGTAATGGCGATTAAAAGAAAATACGAATCCTTTTCACGACTGAAATTGCCTCTTTACGAGCAAACTTCGTTTTGAAAAATTATTTTTTTGAAACAGTTTTTTACGATGAAAAAATTATTTATTTACAGCTTTTTTTTATTTTTCACGTGTGTTGAATTTTATTCTTGTGATGATTCTGCGCCGAAACAAAACGCCGAGACAAGCGTCGCGAAAGCGATTCAAGATACCGCAACAAAATATGCTTCCGGAAAAGTAATTTTCGAACAAACCTGTATTACTTGTCATCAATTTGATGGCAAAGGTGTTGCAGGCACGTATCCGCCACTCGCACAATCCGATTATTTGTTGGCAGATAAGCAACGTGCCATTCAGCAAGTGCTGCAAGGTTCGAACAAACTCATTACGGTAAACGGCAATACATTTACTTCTTTGATGCCTCCTCAAGAATTAAGCGATTTAGAAATTGCTGACGTTTTGAATTATGTATATCATACGTGGGGAAACAATGGTTACACGGTTAGTTCGGAGGATGTAAAGGTAAAACGAATTGCGCTCAAAGAAAAATAAATGTGTTCCAAAAAATAATTTTTCAAAGCGCTATTTCTTTTAGATATCACGTCAAAGATCTCTATCTTTGGAGAAATACATTTTCAAATGAAAAAAAAATCTATCATTGAGTGGCTAACAGAGCCACAGAAACACAATTATCCGGCAGCATTTTCTTATTTATCATTGCTATATGATGAAGATTTTTCAAAAAAATCAGTTAAGAAATTGAAAGCTGCTTCGGTAGTTAATTTTAAAGCAAAAGATATTTTTCGAGCCTCTTCTTTATCGCTTTTAGGCGTTAGTAATTTTCATGTAAAAGCGGATAGTATTAAAATTGAAAATGCTGAAAAATTATCTCCTCTCCTACTCGTACGAGATCGTTCCAATGGAAAAGCGATTATTGCAGATGGCTATCATCGCTTGTGCGCCGTCTATTTGCTCGACGAAGACGCGGTGATTCCGTGTAAAATTATATGATATAAAAAACGATTCCAAAAAATAATTTTTCAAACGATGTTTCTTCGAATCAATCCAAAGAGCCCCAATACCAAGGAAATTGAGCAAGTAGTGGAATGCTTGCGTGATGGTGGCGTAATTATTTATCCCACAGATACCGTTTACGGAATGGGTTGCGATATTCATAAACAGCGCGCCGTAGAGCGAATTTGCAAACTTAAAAATATAGCGCCCGAAAAATCTAATTTTTCTTTTGTGTGTTCTGATTTAAGTCATTTGGCAGATTTTAGTAAATCTGTTGATACGAGTACTTACAAACGAATGAAACGAATGCTTCCTGGTCCGTTTACTTTTATTTTAGAAGCAAATAACAATGTTCCGAAACTATTTAAAAGCAAGAAAAAAACGGTCGGAATAAGAATTCCTGATAATTTAATTTGTCGGGAAATAGTGCAAATGCTAGGAAACCCGATTATGAGTACTTCCGTACATGATACCGATGAAGTGGTGGAATACACCACCGACCCGGAAATTATTTATGATAATTTTAAAGATAAA
This genomic stretch from Bacteroidia bacterium harbors:
- a CDS encoding cytochrome c, producing MKKLFIYSFFLFFTCVEFYSCDDSAPKQNAETSVAKAIQDTATKYASGKVIFEQTCITCHQFDGKGVAGTYPPLAQSDYLLADKQRAIQQVLQGSNKLITVNGNTFTSLMPPQELSDLEIADVLNYVYHTWGNNGYTVSSEDVKVKRIALKEK
- a CDS encoding L-threonylcarbamoyladenylate synthase; protein product: MFLRINPKSPNTKEIEQVVECLRDGGVIIYPTDTVYGMGCDIHKQRAVERICKLKNIAPEKSNFSFVCSDLSHLADFSKSVDTSTYKRMKRMLPGPFTFILEANNNVPKLFKSKKKTVGIRIPDNLICREIVQMLGNPIMSTSVHDTDEVVEYTTDPEIIYDNFKDKVDIVIAGGYGNNEPSTVIDCSDGDFTIVRQGLGIVEDF